From a single Solanum dulcamara chromosome 4, daSolDulc1.2, whole genome shotgun sequence genomic region:
- the LOC129885486 gene encoding allene oxide synthase 3-like: MSSIANSSSDNEFYNSNLPAREIPGDYGFPFFGAIKDRFDYYYNLGTEEFFRTKSQKYNSTVFRTNMPPGPFISKDPKVIVLLDAKSFPLLFDNSKVEKKNVLDGTFMPSTDFYGGYRPCAYLDASEPKHATLKGFYLSLISKYHSQFIPIFKSSVSALFQNLEIEMFKNGKADFNHISDAMSFDFVFRLLCEKTSPHDTILGSNGPKYFDIWMLPQLAPLVTIGLKFMPNFLEDLMLHTFQLPFFLVKSKYQKLYDAFNKHAESILNEAEKSGIKRDEACHNLVFFAGFNAYGGMKILFPSLMKWVASGGRSLHARLANEIRTIIKEEGGFITLSAVNKMSLTKSTVYEVLRIEPPIPFQYGKAKEDIMVQSHDSNFLIKKGEMLFGFQTFATKDPNIFEKAEEFIAERFMGSEGEKLLRYVYWSNARETDNPTVDNKQCAGRDLAVLLCRLLLVEFFMRYDTFTVESSKFLAGSAVTFKTLEKKTT; the protein is encoded by the exons ATGTCTTCAATTGCCAACTCTTCTTCAGACAATGAGTTCTACAATTCAAATCTTCCAGCTCGAGAAATCCCAGGTGACTATGGTTTCCCATTCTTCGGAGCTATTAAAGATCGATTCGACTATTACTACAACCTCGGAACGGAGGAATTCTTCCGTACAAAATCCCAAAAATATAATTCCACTGTATTTAGAACGAACATGCCACCAGGTCCATTCATTTCTAAAGATCCCAAAGTCATTGTTCTACTCGATGCTAAaagttttcctcttcttttcgACAATTCAAAAGTCGAAAAGAAGAACGTTCTTGATGGCACGTTCATGCCATCAACTGATTTCTACGGTGGATATCGTCCTTGTGCATATCTCGATGCATCAGAGCCAAAACATGCTACACTTAAAGGGTTCTATTTATCTTTAATCTCCAAATATCATAGTCAATTTATTCCTATATTTAAATCCTCTGTTTCTGCCCTGTTTCAAAATCTTGAAATAGAAATGTTCAAAAATGGGAAAGCAGATTTCAACCACATTAGCGATGCAATgtcttttgattttgtttttcgTTTGTTGTGTGAGAAAACAAGTCCCCATGACACAATTCTTGGCTCTAATGGaccaaaatattttgatatatggATGCTGCCTCAACTGGCTCCATTGGTTACTATTGGTCTAAAATTTATGCCCAACTTTTTGGAAGATTTAATGCTGCATACTTTCCAATTGCCGTTTTTTCTAGTGAAATCGAAATATCAGAAGCTTTACGATGCTTTTAACAAGCACGCTGAAAGTATACTGAATGAAGCAGAGAAGAGTGGGATTAAAAGAGATGAAGCTTGCCACAACTTAGTTTTTTTCGCAG GGTTTAATGCTTATGGTGGTATGAAAATTCTGTTTCCGTCACTGATGAAGTGGGTCGCAAGCGGAGGAAGGAGTTTACATGCTCGGCTAGCAAATGAAATCAGGACGATCATCAAGGAAGAAGGTGGGTTCATCACTCTATCAGCAGTCAACAAAATGAGTTTGACTAAATCTACTGTGTATGAAGTGTTGAGAATTGAACCCCCAATTCCGTTCCAATACGGTAAGGCTAAAGAAGACATTATGGTACAAAGCcatgattcaaatttcttaatCAAGAAAGGTGAAATGTTATTTGGATTTCAAACTTTTGCAACAAAAGAtccaaatatttttgaaaaagcaGAAGAGTTTATTGCAGAGAGATTTATGGGAAGTGAAGGGGAAAAATTGTTAAGATATGTTTATTGGTCAAATGCAAGAGAGACCGATAATCCAACAGTGGATAACAAACAATGTGCAGGGAGAGATCTGGCTGTGCTGTTATGCag gttgttgttggtggAATTTTTCATGCGTTACGACACATTTACTGTGGAGTCGAGTAAATTCTTGGCTGGGTCAGCAGTAACTTTCAAGACATTGGAGAAAAAAACGACATGA